A portion of the candidate division KSB1 bacterium genome contains these proteins:
- a CDS encoding ROK family protein, with product MAFAVGVDLGGTKMSAGVVDHQGQLVGGMVHRPTGANRPAGQIVSDLAGLAEEAVQAAGLALEELAGIGIGAPGPLDLAQGVVLTPPNMPSLHHFPLVEEVQRRLRKPVRLNNDGNCFALGEALHGAGQGAGIVCGVTLGTGFGGGIVIGGKVFNGATGTAAELWLCHYKDARFEEYGSSRGVAAAYRRITGTEVAPAEVFARAQQGEAAALRAWEEYGADLGSMLSYVVNTLDPDVVIVGGSVSEGWDFFHRRLDEELRRHINPMPAQHVAVRRAALGSVAGIVGAAALVWQDQEVVG from the coding sequence ATGGCATTTGCGGTTGGCGTTGACCTTGGCGGCACGAAAATGAGCGCTGGAGTGGTCGACCACCAGGGCCAGCTCGTTGGCGGAATGGTGCACAGGCCCACCGGGGCGAATCGACCTGCCGGGCAGATTGTTAGCGACCTCGCCGGCTTGGCCGAAGAGGCTGTGCAAGCTGCGGGCCTGGCTCTGGAGGAGTTGGCCGGCATAGGCATTGGTGCACCGGGGCCACTGGACCTGGCGCAGGGGGTGGTACTGACGCCGCCGAACATGCCAAGCCTGCACCACTTTCCCCTTGTGGAAGAGGTACAGCGTCGCCTGCGCAAACCCGTTCGGCTGAACAACGACGGCAACTGCTTCGCGCTGGGCGAAGCTCTGCACGGGGCAGGCCAGGGCGCTGGCATTGTCTGTGGCGTGACCTTGGGCACCGGTTTCGGGGGTGGGATCGTGATCGGGGGCAAAGTTTTCAATGGAGCTACGGGCACAGCCGCAGAGCTCTGGCTCTGCCATTACAAGGATGCGCGCTTCGAGGAGTATGGCTCCTCGCGTGGCGTGGCCGCAGCGTATCGGCGCATCACCGGCACCGAGGTGGCGCCGGCAGAGGTCTTTGCGCGGGCGCAGCAAGGCGAGGCTGCCGCCCTGCGGGCTTGGGAGGAGTACGGCGCCGATCTTGGCAGCATGCTCTCCTATGTGGTGAACACGCTGGATCCGGACGTAGTCATTGTCGGCGGATCGGTGAGCGAAGGCTGGGATTTCTTCCATCGCCGTCTCGATGAAGAATTGCGGCGGCACATCAACCCCATGCCGGCGCAGCACGTGGCGGTGCGCAGAGCCGCCCTGGGCAGCGTGGCCGGCATCGTCGGGGCCGCGGCGCTCGTGTGGCAAGACCAGGAGGTGGTGGGGTGA
- a CDS encoding 3-methyl-2-oxobutanoate dehydrogenase subunit VorB translates to MAKQLIKGNEAVVKGAILAGCRYFFGYPITPASEIAEAAAYYMPLVGGTFIQAESEVASINMVYGAASGGQRVMTASSSPGISLKQEGLSYAAGAELPLVVVNVNRGGPGLGNIAPEQSDYNQMVKGGGHGNYKLIVLAPNSAQEMCDLAMLAFELADKYRNPAALLVDGFIGQMMEPVEFPPPVTELPAKEWALHVDDDDQYRLITSIELEPEILERHNQKLQAKYAEIERQEVRYEAYHVDDARLVVVAYGIVSRVVQSAVDLLRGQGEKVGMLRPITLWPFPKAALAELAERVDRLLVTELSNGQMVDDVRLAVVGRCPVEFYSRMGGVVPTTEEVQQVISKYIEG, encoded by the coding sequence ATGGCTAAGCAGCTCATCAAGGGAAACGAGGCGGTGGTGAAAGGGGCCATCCTGGCCGGGTGTCGCTACTTTTTCGGCTACCCCATCACGCCTGCCTCCGAGATCGCTGAAGCCGCTGCCTACTACATGCCTCTGGTGGGGGGGACCTTCATCCAGGCCGAGAGCGAGGTGGCTTCGATCAACATGGTCTACGGCGCCGCCTCGGGGGGACAGCGCGTGATGACCGCCTCTTCCAGCCCGGGCATCAGTCTCAAGCAGGAGGGGCTGTCGTACGCTGCCGGCGCGGAGCTGCCGCTGGTGGTGGTCAACGTGAATCGCGGCGGGCCTGGCTTGGGGAATATCGCCCCTGAGCAGAGCGACTACAATCAGATGGTGAAGGGCGGAGGCCACGGCAACTACAAGCTCATCGTCCTGGCGCCCAATTCTGCCCAGGAGATGTGTGATCTGGCCATGTTGGCCTTTGAGCTTGCCGACAAATACCGCAATCCGGCGGCGCTGCTGGTGGACGGCTTCATCGGCCAAATGATGGAGCCTGTGGAATTCCCACCGCCGGTCACCGAGTTGCCGGCAAAGGAGTGGGCACTGCACGTGGACGACGATGACCAGTATCGCTTGATCACTTCCATCGAATTGGAGCCGGAAATTCTGGAGCGCCACAACCAGAAGTTGCAGGCCAAGTATGCCGAGATCGAGCGCCAGGAGGTGCGCTACGAGGCCTACCATGTGGACGACGCCCGCCTGGTGGTGGTCGCCTACGGCATCGTTTCCCGAGTGGTACAATCGGCGGTGGATCTTCTTCGAGGGCAAGGGGAGAAGGTGGGCATGCTTCGACCAATCACCCTGTGGCCTTTTCCAAAGGCGGCCCTGGCCGAGCTTGCCGAACGCGTCGACCGTTTGTTGGTGACGGAGCTTTCCAATGGCCAAATGGTCGACGATGTGCGCCTGGCGGTCGTGGGCAGGTGTCCGGTGGAATTCTACTCCCGCATGGGCGGCGTGGTGCCGACCACCGAAGAGGTCCAACAAGTTATCTCGAAATACATTGAGGGCTGA
- a CDS encoding 2-oxoacid:acceptor oxidoreductase family protein — MAEKVLRKADSFYAVYERKPGADKTTTHYCPGCGHGILHKLLAEALDDFNLRDRAIMISPVGCSVFAYYYFRTGNIQCAHGRAPAVATGIKRVYPHSIVISYQGDGDLAAIGTAEIIHAANRGEQISVFFVNNAIYGMTGGQMAPTTLIGQKTTTSPYGRKASNEGFPLRVCELLSTLEAPVYIERVALTDAKHIAQARRAVRKALQVQAEGKGFSLVEVLSACPSGWKMAPTQAIRWIQEQMMNYFPLGVYRDKTGEAEATPLGPRQFVREDLAKLLEIPAGPSVAAEAVVLPAERYRNPRLKVAGFGGQGILLLGLVLAEVGMRAGYNVSWIPSYGPEMRGGTANCHVNLSTARIGSPVVSVPTVLIAMNLPSLDRFEPEVQAGGLVIYDSSLIDRTVQRSDVEVLPLPATKMADELGNTRVANMVALGAYIGFTGILSKEQVLATLPEAIKRKELLAINEKAVAAGFQYAQGFRKRN, encoded by the coding sequence ATGGCGGAGAAAGTACTGCGAAAGGCTGACTCGTTCTATGCGGTCTATGAGCGGAAACCGGGGGCCGACAAGACGACCACCCACTACTGCCCAGGATGTGGCCATGGCATTTTGCACAAGTTGCTCGCAGAGGCTTTGGATGATTTCAATCTCCGCGATCGTGCAATCATGATAAGCCCAGTGGGCTGCAGTGTGTTTGCCTACTACTACTTCCGCACTGGCAACATCCAATGCGCCCATGGGCGTGCCCCCGCCGTGGCGACCGGCATCAAACGTGTGTATCCGCACAGCATCGTGATTAGCTACCAGGGGGATGGCGACTTGGCGGCTATTGGCACTGCCGAGATCATCCATGCGGCCAATCGCGGCGAGCAGATTTCGGTCTTTTTCGTGAACAACGCCATCTACGGAATGACCGGCGGCCAGATGGCTCCCACGACTCTCATTGGGCAAAAGACCACCACCTCGCCCTACGGACGCAAGGCGAGCAATGAGGGGTTCCCCTTGCGGGTCTGCGAACTGCTCTCCACCCTGGAGGCCCCTGTCTACATCGAGCGGGTGGCGTTGACTGATGCCAAGCACATCGCGCAGGCACGACGGGCCGTGCGCAAGGCACTGCAGGTGCAGGCGGAAGGAAAAGGCTTCTCCCTCGTCGAGGTCCTGTCTGCCTGCCCCTCCGGGTGGAAGATGGCACCGACGCAGGCGATCCGCTGGATCCAAGAGCAGATGATGAACTACTTCCCATTGGGCGTGTATAGAGACAAGACGGGCGAAGCAGAGGCGACGCCTTTGGGGCCCCGCCAGTTCGTGCGCGAGGACCTGGCCAAGCTGCTGGAGATTCCAGCTGGGCCGTCTGTCGCAGCGGAGGCCGTGGTCCTTCCTGCCGAGCGCTACCGCAACCCCCGACTCAAGGTGGCTGGGTTCGGTGGCCAGGGGATTCTGCTCCTCGGGCTGGTCCTTGCTGAAGTGGGAATGCGCGCCGGCTACAATGTGTCTTGGATCCCCTCCTACGGCCCGGAGATGCGAGGCGGTACCGCCAACTGCCACGTCAACCTTTCCACGGCGCGCATTGGCTCGCCGGTGGTTTCGGTGCCCACGGTGCTCATTGCCATGAACCTGCCGTCATTGGACAGATTCGAGCCCGAAGTGCAGGCGGGTGGGCTGGTCATCTACGATAGCTCGCTGATTGACCGCACCGTGCAGCGGAGCGACGTCGAAGTGTTGCCCCTGCCGGCAACCAAGATGGCCGATGAGTTGGGTAACACGCGCGTGGCGAATATGGTGGCGCTGGGTGCCTACATCGGTTTCACCGGCATCTTGAGCAAGGAGCAGGTGCTCGCCACCTTGCCCGAGGCGATCAAGAGAAAAGAGCTTCTGGCAATCAATGAGAAGGCGGTAGCAGCTGGGTTCCAGTACGCCCAGGGCTTTAGAAAGCGCAACTAA
- a CDS encoding 4Fe-4S dicluster domain-containing protein: MTETQVGLAKAKVVFREDECKGCGLCIAACPVKVLFAQAKLNRMGYHPAGYKGEGCTGCGICFYACPEPGAMAVYKKGYVGEEVEANG; this comes from the coding sequence ATGACAGAGACGCAGGTGGGATTGGCAAAGGCGAAGGTCGTTTTCCGCGAGGATGAATGCAAGGGGTGCGGACTGTGCATTGCTGCATGTCCAGTGAAGGTCCTGTTTGCGCAGGCGAAGCTCAATCGCATGGGCTATCACCCTGCTGGGTACAAAGGGGAGGGCTGCACAGGGTGCGGCATCTGCTTCTACGCCTGTCCAGAGCCGGGGGCGATGGCTGTCTACAAGAAGGGCTACGTGGGGGAGGAGGTAGAGGCCAATGGCTAA
- a CDS encoding Xaa-Pro peptidase family protein: protein MALVQEKIAQAIAILQEQGVDMWLIFVRESGTMPDPCLELVVGTSCTWQSAFIITTRGDTLALVGSLDVANQKEHGYYREVIGYQESIRPHLLQVLDRLAPRSIAINFSESDNMADGLTHGMYLLLQKYLEGTPYRDRLLSSERIVAALRGRKSATEQEAIGQAVELTLRMFDAVGARLRPGLSEKEVAQLLLDEVAAHGVELAWDPEMCPSVFTGPESAGAHAGPTERRIAPGHLMNIDFGIKCNGYCSDLQRTWYFLRPGERQAPEVVRRGFAAVRDAIQLASQALTPGAECWTVDDVARRHIVACGFEEYPHALGHQIGRKAHDGAGILCPRWERYGNRPYELVEEGQVYTLEPRVTVPDHGVATIEEVVVVHKDGCTFLSAPQQELYLVPA from the coding sequence ATGGCTCTTGTCCAAGAGAAGATTGCGCAAGCGATAGCCATCCTCCAGGAGCAAGGGGTGGACATGTGGCTGATCTTCGTCCGGGAGAGCGGCACGATGCCCGATCCGTGCCTTGAACTGGTGGTCGGCACCAGCTGTACCTGGCAGTCGGCGTTCATCATTACCACGCGCGGGGATACCCTCGCGCTGGTCGGCAGCCTGGACGTGGCCAATCAGAAGGAGCACGGCTATTATCGGGAGGTCATCGGTTACCAGGAATCCATACGCCCCCACCTGCTGCAGGTGTTGGACAGACTGGCGCCGCGCTCCATTGCCATCAACTTCTCCGAGTCCGATAACATGGCAGATGGCCTGACGCACGGTATGTACCTCCTTCTGCAGAAATACCTCGAAGGGACGCCATACCGGGACAGGCTTCTCTCTTCGGAGCGCATTGTGGCGGCGCTGCGTGGCCGCAAGTCGGCTACCGAGCAGGAGGCAATCGGGCAGGCGGTGGAGCTCACCCTCAGGATGTTCGACGCGGTGGGTGCGCGGCTGCGTCCAGGACTGAGCGAGAAGGAGGTGGCGCAGCTCCTGCTGGATGAAGTGGCCGCACATGGCGTGGAGCTGGCATGGGACCCGGAGATGTGCCCGTCGGTCTTTACCGGGCCGGAATCGGCCGGTGCACACGCTGGCCCTACCGAGCGACGCATCGCCCCCGGTCACCTGATGAACATCGATTTCGGGATCAAGTGCAATGGCTATTGCTCGGACTTGCAGCGGACCTGGTACTTTCTCCGTCCGGGCGAGCGACAGGCGCCCGAGGTGGTCCGCCGCGGCTTCGCGGCAGTGCGCGATGCTATCCAGTTGGCCAGCCAAGCGCTCACGCCGGGGGCAGAATGCTGGACGGTGGACGATGTGGCTCGCCGGCACATCGTGGCCTGTGGCTTCGAGGAGTACCCACATGCGCTTGGGCATCAGATCGGGCGCAAGGCGCACGATGGCGCAGGCATCCTCTGTCCCCGCTGGGAGCGCTACGGCAACAGGCCCTACGAGCTGGTGGAAGAAGGCCAGGTCTACACACTCGAACCACGGGTCACCGTGCCCGACCACGGTGTGGCGACCATTGAGGAAGTCGTCGTGGTACACAAAGATGGATGCACCTTTCTTTCTGCGCCGCAACAGGAGCTCTATCTGGTGCCAGCATAG
- a CDS encoding ASKHA domain-containing protein: protein MDGPSTLSGMFPPGTNLLRALVEMGSEIEAPCGGTGTCGKCRVRVSGAVSDPTQEERALLDPDELRAGMRLACQTSIYGSCRVAPPDTHALTAPTILTEGRRQEVALQPNVREFGVTVPPPALDRNPADFEELLGAMGFAADDLSMPLPVLRGLSSTLREAGFFVRARLVGEEIIDLLPATERRPLLGLAVDIGTTTVAGKLFDLRTGHVLAVGSRLNAQRVFGEDVISRIQYASKSASDLRALQERVIAVINEIVVEVCTGRAEPRDIAEVVCAGNTVMTHLAAGISPQWLAQYPYVPVFLSPLSCRASEIGIAIHELGRVFFLPGIGRFVGGDTVGVILAAGLDMSQSLRLAVDVGTNGEIVLGSRDRLVACSTAAGPAFEGAHIAHGMRAANGAIDRVGLVDGEIRCHVLGEGEPTGICGSGLIDAVAVLLRAGIVEPSGRLVGADECSAELPATLRGRLEMRGGEHAFLLAGQVALTQRDIREVQLAKGAIAAGARILMRQLGIGPQRLEEVLLAGAFGNFLRRDSAIRLGLLPPVPRQRVSFIGNAACAGAEMALLSTVQRRRAEEIARRVEYVEISAFPEFQDIFAEEMMFPAGEPS, encoded by the coding sequence GTGGATGGCCCATCTACGCTGTCCGGCATGTTTCCGCCAGGCACGAACCTGTTGCGCGCCCTGGTGGAGATGGGGAGCGAGATCGAAGCGCCGTGTGGAGGCACGGGAACCTGCGGCAAGTGCCGCGTGCGGGTGAGCGGTGCAGTGAGCGACCCCACCCAGGAGGAGCGGGCCTTGCTCGACCCGGATGAACTGCGCGCCGGTATGCGCTTGGCCTGCCAGACCAGCATTTACGGCTCTTGCCGGGTTGCGCCGCCCGATACACACGCCTTGACCGCCCCCACTATTCTCACGGAAGGACGGCGCCAAGAGGTGGCCCTGCAGCCCAACGTCCGTGAATTTGGAGTAACCGTACCCCCGCCGGCACTGGATCGCAACCCTGCGGATTTCGAGGAGTTGCTGGGCGCAATGGGCTTTGCCGCCGATGACCTGTCGATGCCGCTGCCAGTGCTGCGTGGGTTGTCCAGCACCTTGCGAGAGGCAGGTTTCTTCGTGCGCGCCCGCCTGGTCGGTGAGGAGATAATCGACCTCTTGCCGGCCACTGAGCGCAGACCCTTGCTCGGCCTGGCGGTGGACATCGGCACCACCACGGTGGCGGGGAAACTCTTCGATCTGCGCACGGGCCATGTGTTAGCAGTGGGCTCGAGGCTCAATGCCCAGCGCGTATTCGGCGAGGACGTCATCAGCCGCATCCAGTACGCCAGCAAGTCGGCGAGCGATTTGCGGGCCTTGCAGGAGCGTGTCATCGCCGTCATCAACGAAATTGTGGTCGAGGTGTGCACCGGGAGGGCGGAGCCGCGCGATATCGCTGAAGTCGTGTGCGCGGGCAACACGGTGATGACACATCTGGCTGCCGGCATCTCTCCACAGTGGCTGGCCCAGTACCCGTACGTCCCTGTGTTCCTGTCACCGCTGAGTTGTCGAGCGAGCGAGATAGGCATTGCCATTCATGAGCTTGGCAGGGTCTTCTTCTTGCCGGGCATTGGGCGCTTCGTCGGTGGCGATACCGTCGGGGTGATCTTGGCGGCGGGACTGGATATGAGCCAGTCCCTCAGGCTTGCCGTGGACGTAGGTACCAACGGCGAGATTGTATTGGGCTCGCGCGACCGGCTCGTAGCCTGCTCCACGGCTGCCGGTCCTGCCTTCGAGGGAGCACACATCGCCCACGGCATGCGCGCCGCAAACGGGGCCATCGACCGCGTTGGTCTGGTGGACGGCGAGATCCGTTGCCACGTCCTGGGCGAAGGCGAGCCGACAGGGATATGCGGGTCTGGGTTGATCGACGCGGTGGCGGTCCTCTTGCGCGCCGGGATTGTGGAACCCAGCGGTCGCCTGGTGGGCGCCGACGAATGCTCAGCCGAATTGCCAGCGACGTTGCGCGGGCGCCTCGAAATGCGAGGCGGAGAACACGCCTTCCTCCTTGCCGGTCAAGTCGCACTGACCCAACGCGACATCCGTGAGGTGCAACTGGCCAAAGGGGCGATTGCCGCAGGTGCGCGTATCCTCATGCGGCAGTTGGGCATTGGGCCACAGCGGCTCGAAGAAGTGCTGCTGGCCGGTGCCTTTGGCAATTTCCTGCGCAGAGACAGCGCCATCCGCCTCGGTTTGCTGCCTCCAGTCCCGCGCCAGCGGGTCAGCTTCATTGGCAACGCCGCCTGCGCAGGAGCAGAGATGGCCCTGCTTTCCACTGTACAGCGGCGGCGAGCCGAGGAAATCGCCCGCCGCGTGGAGTACGTGGAGATCTCGGCATTCCCCGAGTTTCAGGACATCTTCGCCGAAGAGATGATGTTTCCGGCCGGGGAGCCGTCGTGA
- a CDS encoding MBL fold metallo-hydrolase, with protein MIVETFVVSLFATNCYLVGCPETKKAALIDPGDEAALLLAAAERLGLTLEVILLTHGHIDHVGAVAEVLERTSCKVCAHRDEVEVLRTLGLQARLFGLSLPDDVKVDVWLSEGDEVRLGSLAFRVLHTPGHTPGSICFYHDGVVFSGDTLFRESVGRTDLPGGSHRSLLASIRSKLLALPDEVQVYPGHGEPTTIGDERRLNPFL; from the coding sequence GTGATCGTGGAGACGTTCGTGGTCAGTCTCTTTGCCACCAACTGCTACCTCGTTGGCTGTCCAGAGACGAAGAAAGCCGCCCTCATCGACCCGGGTGACGAAGCGGCGCTTCTGCTTGCGGCGGCAGAGCGCCTTGGTCTCACCCTGGAGGTCATTCTGCTGACCCACGGTCACATCGACCATGTGGGGGCAGTAGCAGAGGTGCTCGAGCGAACGAGCTGCAAGGTCTGCGCGCACCGAGATGAGGTGGAGGTGCTGCGAACTCTTGGGCTACAGGCCAGGCTTTTTGGCCTTTCCTTGCCGGATGACGTCAAGGTGGATGTCTGGCTCTCGGAAGGTGATGAGGTCAGACTTGGCAGCCTGGCATTCCGCGTGCTGCACACCCCGGGCCACACGCCGGGCAGCATCTGCTTTTACCACGACGGCGTCGTTTTCTCGGGCGACACCCTGTTTCGGGAATCTGTGGGCCGCACCGATCTCCCCGGCGGGTCGCATCGTAGCCTCCTTGCCTCGATACGCAGCAAGCTGCTGGCCTTGCCAGACGAGGTGCAGGTCTACCCAGGCCATGGCGAGCCCACGACAATTGGCGACGAGCGACGCCTCAACCCCTTCCTGTAG